A genome region from Populus alba chromosome 3, ASM523922v2, whole genome shotgun sequence includes the following:
- the LOC118037896 gene encoding transcription factor MYB114 produces MKEPKTGKTLFIKVDGQKLAPHGKHGKHAQQGAWTAEEDRKLAEVIAIHGARKWKTIAAKAALNRCGKSCRLRWLNYLRPNIKRGNISDQEEDLILRLHKLLGNRWSLIAGRLPGRTDNEIKNYWNSHLSKKINQKGKQTGVSTKEDHRVEKNIIKNNLDLKEENKPSQRGEEESKLNFNVDDFFDFSNEDPLNLEWMSRFLEIDKA; encoded by the exons atgaaggaGCCCAAAACTGGGAAAACATTGTTCATCAAAGTTGATGGACAGAAACTTGCCC CCCATGGAAAACATGGCAAACATGCCCAACAAGGGGCATGGACAGCTGAGGAAGATAGGAAATTGGCTGAGGTTATTGCAATCCATGGCGCAAGAAAATGGAAGACAATTGCAGCCAAAGCAG CTCTCAATAGGTGTGGTAAGAGTTGCAGGCTAAGATGGCTGAATTATTTAAGACCAAACATCAAGAGAGGCAACATTTCTGACCAGGAAGAGGACCTCATACTTAGGCTTCATAAACTACTAGGAAACAG gTGGTCACTGATCGCTGGAAGACTGCCGGGTCGAACAGATAATGAGATTAAGAACTATTGGAATTCTCATTTGAGCAAGAAGATAAACCAGAAAGGGAAACAAACTGGAGTTTCAACTAAAGAAGACCACAGAgttgagaaaaatataataaaaaacaatttggattTGAAAGAAGAGAATAAACCCAGCCAAAGGGGTGAAGAAGAGTCAAAACTGAATTTCAACGTGGATGACTTCTTTGATTTCTCGAATGAAGATCCCTTGAACCTGGAATGGATGAGCCGATTCCTTGAAATAGATAAGGCTTAG
- the LOC118038028 gene encoding LOW QUALITY PROTEIN: AP2-like ethylene-responsive transcription factor AIL1 (The sequence of the model RefSeq protein was modified relative to this genomic sequence to represent the inferred CDS: inserted 1 base in 1 codon) yields MSKWLGFSLTPHLRFDEGFGREDQAPGFSVRPLRSDGSPGVFDPFRRPSNGAPDWRYENTMDGGSTGEDGPKLEDFLGCYSNSPSNETRVYCQQEDHQSHQNHANRINVDLAPSFNTNGDVRTGENSLTSRSSIQSYHFNDNPQTSIPSHCLQHYDLNHSHSHSHSHSHSHESGINHVPFESASSVSGFKSWLRQTATFSSSGKSPIEANNSNFQSLLLTMSPSSQNGLATISPLQVFDNRKRPVVKSLAEEPVSHKSIDTFGQRTSQYRGVTRHRWTGRYEAHLWDNSCRKEGQTRKGRQVYLGGYDKEEKAARAYDLAALKYWGPTTHINFPVNTYEKELEEMKHMTRQEFVASLRRRSSGFSRGASVYRGVTRHHQHGRWQARIGRVAGNKDLYLGTFSTQEEAAEAYDIAAIKFRGTSAVTNFGIRRYDVKRIFSSSKLIGSDLAKRSSKDSAPAAVEDYNSCASSTSSQPHLAIASSEASNEVADMMWSENTGEHXNNNNNGVTLVASSSRNPSNGVTLS; encoded by the exons ATGAGTAAATGGTTGGGCTTTTCTCTGACTCCACACTTGAGATTTGATGAAGGGTTTGGTAGAGAAGACCAAGCTCCTGGTTTCTCTGTCAGGCCTTTGCGTTCTGATGGATCTCCTGGTGTTTTTGATCCCTTTAGACGTCCATCTAATGGCGCTCCAG ATTGGAGATATGAAAACACTATGGATGGAGGTAGTACAGGTGAGGATGGTCCAAAGCTTGAGGATTTCTTGGGGTGTTACTCAAACTCACCTTCTAATGAGACCAGAGTTTATTGTCAGCAAGAGGATCACCAGAGTCATCAAAACCATGCTAATAGAATCAATGTTGATCTAGCACCAAGCTTCAACACCAACGGAGATGTAAGAACTGGGGAGAATAGTCTCACAAGCCGTTCTTCAATCCAAAGTTACCATTTCAATGACAATCCACAAACCTCAATCCCTAGTCACTGTCTTCAGCACTATGATTTAAACCATAGCCATAGCCATAGCCATAGCCATAGCCATAGCCATGAGAGTGGCATAAACCATGTGCCTTTTGAGAGTGCTAGTTCAGTTTCTGGGTTCAAGTCTTGGCTTAGGCAGACGGCGACATTTTCTTCTAGTGGGAAGTCTCCAATTGAAGCAAACAATAGCAATTTTCAATCATTATTGCTCACAATGAGTCCCAGTTCTCAGAATGGATTGGCTACTATATCTCCATTGCAAGTGTTTGATAACCGTAAAAGGCCAGTTGTAAAATCACTTGCTGAAGAACCAGTTTCTCATAAATCTATAGACACATTTGGACAAAGAACTTCACAATATAGAGGTGTAACAAG GCATAGATGGACTGGGAGATATGAGGCCCATTTATGGGACAATAGTTGCAGGAAAGAAGGACAAACGAGGAAAGGAAGGCAAG TTTACCTTG GTGGGTATGATAAGGAAGAAAAAGCAGCAAGGGCATATGATTTAGCAGCCTTGAAGTATTGGGGTCCAACAACGCATATTAATTTCCCT GTGAACACTTATGAGAAAGAGCTTGAAGAGATGAAGCACATGACCAGGCAAGAATTTGTAGCCAGTTTGAGAAG GAGAAGTAGTGGGTTTTCAAGAGGAGCTTCTGTGTACAGAGGAGTGACAAG GCATCATCAACATGGAAGATGGCAAGCTAGAATAGGAAGGGTTGCAGGAAACAAGGATTTGTACCTTGGAACATTTA GTACACAAGAAGAAGCTGCCGAGGCCTATGACATTGCTGCAATTAAATTTAGGGGTACCAGTGCTGTTACAAATTTCGGTATAAGAAGGTATGATGTGAAGAGAATTTTCTCAAGCTCCAAACTCATTGGTAGTGACCTAGCTAAGCGTTcatcaaaagattcggctccGGCGGCCGTCGAGGATTACAATTCTTGTgcttcatcaacttcttctcaGCCCCACCTTGCCATAGCAAGCAGTGAAGCCTCCAATGAAGTGGCTGACATGATGTGGAGTGAAAATACAGGGGAAc caaacaacaacaacaatggtgTAACTTTGGTGGCTTCAAGTAGCAGGAATCCCTCCAATGGTGTAACTTTGTCTTAG